The stretch of DNA AGAATGAAGACATTTTTTGGAGTTTCGAAGCCAAGAATATCAAGAAACCTAACTACAAAATAGCAGCAAAATTTTCACTAGAGCAACATCCTTTTTTAGGTATGAGACTCAATAGCAACCAATTACCATTTGGCTGTCATGCGTGGGATAAAAAATACAGTTTCTGGAAAGATTATATAGATTTAGCACAATGAAAAAAATTTTATATGCCTACGATCTTGTAGAGAATGATAATGAATATATGGAACGTATGGTTGAGATTTCTAAAACAATAGAGAACTTAGAAGTAGTCTCCTCTTTAAATGAGTTTTGGAAACCAACCACACACTACAATGCTATTGTAATCAATTGGCCAGACTATTTATTTAGATGGAAACGTAACATTTCTGATTCAGAGGTAGAAAAACTACAAAGCCTTCTTGAATATTATAAAAAATGTGGAACTAAAATAATCACAGTGTTACACGATGAATATGCACATCGTTCCAGATCAGAAAATAGAAATCTTATTTTTGATATTTGTTTCCAAAATTCCAATATTTTAGCTCATTTGGGTGAGTTTTCCCAAAAAGAATATTCTGAAAAATTTAAAAACTTAAATATTAAACATAAACTATTATATCATCCAAAATATAAATATTTTAATTTTGATTTAAATAAAGAAAATGTACGTAAAGCTTTTGGCTTCAAACCAAAAGACTTCATCATCATTGTCCCGGGAGGCATACGGCATCAATATGAAGAAGATTATGTCAACAAAATTTTCAATAATATAAAAATCAAACATAAAAAACTAATTTACTTAAGAGCAACACATATAGATAAGCCTATAAAAAAAATAACATCTCGTCGTTTCATCTTTTTCAAACTCAAGGAGCGATACATTCAGTTATTTCATAAAAGAGTTTATAAATACAAATTTTTAGACTCCAAAATATTGTCAGAATATTTTACAGCTGCTGATTTGGTTATTTTACCAAGAATTGATATCCTAAACAGTGGTAATGTTATTTTAGGAAGCCAATTCAACAAGCTTATTATTGGTCCAAAAATTGGAAATATTAATGAATGGCTTTTAAAATTTAATCATATTTCTATTCTCCCTAGCTCTGTAGATAATAAAAGCTTCTCAGAAACAATAACAACAGAGATCAAACATCATTTGGAAAATCAATCTAAACATACTGAGATCTCATACATTACTGATCAATTGATAGCACAACAGCTCTCAGATATTTTATTCAACTAAATTTAATTTAGCATTTTAATTATCTTAATGATTGCTATATTCTATCCAGCAAAAAAGAGCACATAGCTATAATGTTTGATTGCTTAACTCAGTAGACTTATTAATCAAAACTAAGCCTTAAGTTTTTGAAAAAAACGTAATTTAAAATAAGAATAATTTAGTGAAAATGGAAAATTAAAAAAAGTTTTTATCTTCGACTGCTTAGTTTTTAAGGCAATATCCCAATAATTTTTAGTGATCATTTTTTTTTCATCACGAGATTTTGCCATTATAAGTTTTGTTTTTAAAGCCAGCATTGCATAGTTGGGGTTGTCTAGAAGTCGTTGATATAAATTCTGGCTCAAACCATCTTCCAAATATTCGCCAAAAGCTAAAATATGATCAGTGTAAAGAATTTTGTAATTTTTAATAATAGGGATAAGCTGAACACTTTCCTGACAAAA from Chryseobacterium piperi encodes:
- a CDS encoding glycosyltransferase family protein, with amino-acid sequence MKKILYAYDLVENDNEYMERMVEISKTIENLEVVSSLNEFWKPTTHYNAIVINWPDYLFRWKRNISDSEVEKLQSLLEYYKKCGTKIITVLHDEYAHRSRSENRNLIFDICFQNSNILAHLGEFSQKEYSEKFKNLNIKHKLLYHPKYKYFNFDLNKENVRKAFGFKPKDFIIIVPGGIRHQYEEDYVNKIFNNIKIKHKKLIYLRATHIDKPIKKITSRRFIFFKLKERYIQLFHKRVYKYKFLDSKILSEYFTAADLVILPRIDILNSGNVILGSQFNKLIIGPKIGNINEWLLKFNHISILPSSVDNKSFSETITTEIKHHLENQSKHTEISYITDQLIAQQLSDILFN